AACTTCTTTGTACATTCATTAAGCAACCCGCCAGCCCGGAGTTGTTGAGTGTTTGTTTTGGTTCCGGCCTGAATTCTCACCCATTGTCTCCAGCCATTCTCCCTCTGAGTAACATCCCCTCCTTTGGCCACCGCTTTGTCCGACTAACTCACTCACTTGTGTCTCATCGCCAGAGCTCTCCCAACCTGTTATTTACCGCAGaatgttttcatttttttaaaaaaaccctgtcTAAAACCAATAAACCTCCAACTGAAAGAGTAGTACCAATAAGAAAAATAGTCTAAAATCAGATTAATGTTTTCTTTCTCGTCCCCTCTCTTTATATCTATTCTAGTTGGTCATCCCGTTATCTTTGAATAATTTGTGTGGACGCCATATCATATGTTTGCAGAATGCAACAAGCCATGATTTCAATGTGAAGACTGCAAGCACAAATATAACCAACTCAAAATATGCTCCTACACAGCGATTTTCTATAACCCTCAATGAATTATGAATGCGCTATGTGAAATTTGACAAGCTTGTGATTTAAGGTTCTGATTATTCGCCAATGCGTTCATCCAGGTAAAGCATTTGTCATTGAAACACTGCAAATGTTCTTTGAAATACAAAAGACACACATGAATATTCGGAGTCGAGCAGGGCTCCTGACTGTGGTTCGCACTTTGATGTGTATATGTGCGAAAGCGCCGTGGAAAGTGGCTATCTTAACCTCGCCCCACGGCTTTCGAAATGTCCGTTTGAACTGCCGGGTTCGCCAGGCGGGTTTGGCAATGCCAATCGCCGAAGTTAGGAGTTGTGAGGGGCACCGGCTTGAAGTGTCTTGAGAAGTTCTGTGCGCTCACTTTCGTCAGCTGCGCTTGTGTGTGCAACATTTAGGGACATATGTGGTTCAGTATAAAGTGTTGTAAGGCGCTTTGAAGCGGCCAATGGTAGGTTAACACGACAGGCGCTACATAAAGGCAAGATTtttttggttttaaaaaaaattaagacaACTGACCCGTGATATTTCCACAATCAATTTCCTTCAGTGAAACTAAGAGTTTAACAGGGTTTATTTTTAAAGCAACTCGGTGAAGAAATGTATTTAATTGGGCTGGGCATAATTCTTTAATTTGGAAAGTCCAGTGTCTCTGTGGCCGGTATATAACAGCATATTTTTATTTTAATCTGTTGGACATTCATTGGATTGCGGTATCGATTGGCTGCATTTGTTCTGTTTCATTGTAATTTTGACCTTGTGCTTATGTTCAGGGCTTgttcaggaggggagggggtggaattcgTGGCGGATCAATTGTGTGAAGCTGGAAGGCAGTGAGACAGCGCCCAACACTCCGCCAGGTTTAACTTATTGCTTAAGTGTCAGAGGTGGCGCATGCCAGATAAACAACTTGATTGGCGGGCCTTAAACACTCCTCACCCCGGCTAGGCAGTTTATCAATCAGAAATAAATACAACGTTATAAAAGCATTGATCTGACCCCTACACGCTTTGAACGCTGGGGTCAAGTGAGTGTAGTTTGCATTGGGTTGTCATGTCACAGAGTGGAAGTGGATGTGCAGCCTGGGACACccaacaccacccacccacccaccccccccccccccccccccgctcggtCGCACAAAGGTCTTCCCCGTCTCCCATCCGGATGCCAGGCTGGCGTCCTGACCCCAAACCCGCTTTCATGTCTACTAATATAGCGGGACCCAGTGTTCTAATTGTGATGGGGACATTTCATTAGCACCGACAACTCGCACCACGAATTACTTTCGAAGGGCGGCGATTGGCGTGGAGAGTTATGGAAAGTTAAGCAAGCATTTCCACAATTTCTTTCAGGACCTCTCCTCGTCCTTTAAAGCGAAATAAAGTACGACAGTAAAGTACTTTTTTTTAGTTTACAATGAtagtcactgttgaaatgtagAGAGGCCCAGCAGCCGCCtttcgcacagcaagatcccacacacagcgaaTCATTTAAGAGGTGAAATGTAAAATTTCGAGGCAGGGCATTTCCTTTGCAGTGTGCCTGCCTCTGGGTCCTTTAAGTGAGAGCGGGGGAGGCTCGGTTTAATTCTGCGGGCTGAAATAGCAGCGCAGACCACAGTCCTGTATTGGAGCACTTATCCCACATCGTGTGGCCTTATAGACACCTAAGGCGGACTTGAACCGACAACGGTCTGCTTCGGAGGCAAAGAGTGCCACCCACTGAGCCCCGGCGAGCACTAGGCTGAAGGGGTGCCCGTGGAAGTGGCGTCCCATGACTCGAATCTCCAAGGGTAAATTGCTTTGTGGTCTCCCATACACACAAATGCTGTGTTAATTAAAACATGGCCAAGTgccggaaaatgggattcgaatgAATTGGTGCCTGACGGCTGGTGCAGACAAggacgggccgaagggcctcttgctgCGCTGTAATACTCTATCACTCTAAGACCTGCATCCCATTTGGCTTAGAACAAACGTTTAaagcaatattcactctctgtccaCTTGCTCTGAGCAAAACCGCGACAAGCACCTCACACTTCACAGAAAATGTGACATTGAAAAGCGTGCAAACACCCCCCAAGCACCTTCCCCGCTTCAGTTAAAGGTCTGTTTCTGAAATCTCCAGAAGCCAATTGTAAAGTTTATTCGAGACAAACCCAGCTGCACCATGAACTCTGAAAACATGAACACTCCGCGTGGGgggttttcatttaaaaaaaagaaaaacacgTGAAATACATCGAACAAGCAAGATGACATCTTATGAAATctaaatgctgaaaatattcacCCACCCCAgaaccacccaccccccgcccctccccccagagcAATCTTCCAGGAATCCCTCTGCCAAAATTAGTATGAGTTTCCTAGTCGGATTGTCCCTCTCACCTCCTGGAGGTCTTAGTacaaggtgagggtggggggtgagcgGGCTTCACTGAGGAACGTCAGTGTCAGAGCTCGAGTCTACTTGAGCAAGATACACTTGACAATAAAACAACCGGATCCGTACCTTTCAGGCGGTAAACCTCCTAACTTAAAAAAAACCCTGCCAGTTATCCGCCAGGGTCTTCTTTCCATCAGCAAAGACTTTCATCATTCACTTACACAGCGAGACAGATGCACCAAAACTTCTGTGTCGCCAATCTTTGTTGGGTTTTTTTGGTGTGAATCTGACCTATTATTCGAATGAACCCTTTGGGCAATAATTATTAaatttagattttttttgttttttttaaaaagtattcatTTGATACTTTTAATGTTGTGAAGCGGTATCTAGCATGCTAATTGGCTGTTAAATTGCTAAGTTTTGTTCTGGGGGCTTTATATCCCAGAATATTGCAAGCCCAAACCGTAAAACAATTAAAATTAAGACCCTAAAAGGCCACAATTACCGCTTTTCTCCGCTAGGGCTCGCTGTGTTGGTTCCAAACCCCAATTTCACTGGGGAATATTTCTGTTGCTATTTTTACCATCAGCGTTTTGTCAAATTATTTTATTCTTTAGCAGAGCCGGTCCCTTGCAATATCCTTAAAGCCGTTACCCTCGCCTTGTCTTTTACTTTGAATACAATCCTCAACTCTACGTGTATCATTATTTGTAAAAATCACACATTTTCCCAACTCGAAGTTTGATTTCTCTTTCCATGGGCAGAGAACGTGTTGCTGAATCCTTGAAGCAAGGTTCCCCCCTCTTCTATCTCAGAGCAGTTAGTTATCCAATATTATAAATACGCTGGCTcaggctcaccccccccccctccaaacctccgcccccccccccccaacaccacataccctcacacacacaaacccataccactctcctcccctccccctctccttcacTTGCCCTTTAGAGGGAGAGTGCAAGAGTTGGACAAGGAAGCCCCGGTCACCGTGGCTAAAGTTCAAAGGCCGGGAACAAGCCACCAGTAAACAAGATACGCTTTACAGGGGAGGGAGGTTGGCCTGTCTAAAATTAATAAACGCTGTTTCAACCCGCTCCTACACCGGCTGCACGTCAAATGGAAATAGCAGCTGCACCCTCGCTAAATtgtgtgggtgagtccagatcCCGGACTGCCAGAACCATTTCTGATAATGTATTAGGAATATTACATTGAGAATGGTATCTTTGACACAGTGCTGTacatatatatgtatgtgtgtgtgtgtgtggtcaccCAAATGCAGACACACCCATACATTTCTCTCTGGACTTCTGCTCCACACTTTTGCTCGGGGTACCTGGTCAAGCCCCTCAAAGTAAGAaaactttctccctccctctctctctctccccctgccagcTGACAGTCAGCTGATCCTGTCCTCtgattgacagtttaaaaagtTTGCCCGCTTCCACTCTTATGCTAAGCAGACAAGGCGATGAGCCAGCCCATTGGCTGCGCCTCTCAGTcaatttcccttttgaaatctgaCGTCGAGTTCGGTATAAAAGGAGCGATGCTTTTAAACAGAGTGCCGGCGAGCCCCGACTTCCAGCTTAAAATCTCAACTGGCGttcgggggagtgtgtgtgtgtgtgttgtgtgtgttggggggagggttcGTCTGTTCCTTCACACCCCTCACCCTTAAAGCAGCAAACCATCGCAATCCCTTGtctttattctgtgtgtgtgtgtgtgtatgtctccctctctctctgtgtctttcagCTAGCTAatctcttatccaccccccccccccttttctccTCTTCTTACCTCCATTATAAAGTGTGGGAGAACAGGAACAGCcaccaacaaaaaaaaaaccccaacagCCAGCCACGATGGAGCAGAATGagtgagagggtgggagagaaagagagagagagagagacagaagcaaCATTCAGAGCCGCTGCGCAGATTGCATGAAGCTTAAGacttaaagagaaaaaaaagaccGTTTTCCACCGATGTATCTGCACTGTAACAGACTGCAGCCGGGACAATCATAATCTTTTACCCTCCCCCCCTCAAAAAAAAACTGAAGTGTGGCAAGATTTGCTAATCCTAATAAAAATCCAACCAACCACCAgctagagagagggggaaaaacaaAAGAAATCAAGCTGGCTCTCTCTCCATCAGCCCAGAACAGTTTGATAGCGGCGATCGCAGGCGTTTGCCCCGGAGTCTGGAGGACTGGACTTCTTAACACAAATTTCAGCAAAAGGATGGCATCTGAGTTGGCAATCAACAACGCGGACCTACCCAACAGTCCCCTTGCGATGGAATATGTTAATGACTTCGATCTGATGAAATTCGAAGTCAAAAAGGAACCGGTCGACTCGGAAGGTAATCCGGGCAGTCATTGCAACCGAATCGGGGGCTCACTGACTTCTACTCCAATGAGCACCCCGTGCAGTTCCGTGCCCCCGTCGCCCAGTTTCAGCGCTCCGAGCCCGGGAGAGCAGAAGGCGGCGCACCTGGAAGACTTTTACTGGATGACCAACTACCAGCAGCTGAACCCTGACGCTCTGAGCTTCACGCCAGAGGATGCGGTGGAGGCCCTCATCAACAGCGCCCATCAGCAGATGCAAGCGGGCTTCGAGGGCTACAGGAGTCAGCAGCAGCAGTATGCACCGGCGGCTGGAGCGGGCTTGGCCGGCGACGAGATGCCTCCAGCCGGCACCGTGGTGACCCACCACCAACAGCAACAGCCGCACCATCACCAGCCACAGCCGCACcatcaccatcatcaccaccagggGCACCAGCACCCAGGGGGAGGAGTGGCCGCCGTGGGCACCCCCGGCGGCACCACCGGCGGCGGCACCCCCGCCACCACCGGCGGCATGCACCCGCACCCGCACCTGCGGAACGACGAGCGCTTCTCGGACGACCAGCTGGTCACCATGTCGGTGCGGGAGCTGAACCGGCAACTGCGGGGAGTCAGCAAGGAGGAGGTGATCCGGCTGAAGCAGAAACGCCGGACCCTGAAGAACCGGGGCTACGCTCAATCCTGCCGCTTCAAGCGGGTGCAGCAGCGGCACATGTTGGAGAGCGAGAAGACGCAACTCCAGCAGCAGGTCGAACACTTAAAACAGGAGATAAGCAGACTTGTCCGGGAGAGGGACGCCTACAAGGAGAAATACGAGAAACTGGTGACCAGCGGCTTCAGAGAAACCGGATCGTCCAGTGACAACCCTTCCTCCCCGGAGTTCTTCATGTGAGTTTGTGGATTTGCTGTGCCCTCCTCACCCTCAACTCACCTCCCCCCTTCAAAAAAAACTTTAATCAAAAGTTTTTTTATAAAACAAAACTGCCGTCTCTTTCCCCTTCACCCTGCCATCTCATGCATTATATGCTTGCTGtatattttttttgtttttttaatgaaAGGACCATATTATTAATAAACATGCATGCTGGACATGTATGGATTTAATTAGCTTGTTGacaatggattttttaaaatgaattatTGTGGCATGGCAAGAAATTATATTCGTGACTCTCTCCCTTTTTTTGCTCGTTTGTTTTGACTTTTGGAAGCAAAAAAAATACGAAACGAAACTTTAATCCTTTCATCAACCACCTTCCCTGAAAAGAAAGTTTACCTTTGcaagggaggggttgggggaactTGCTTTAACTTTAGTTCGGGGCCTTGGCAAACATCAAACTCTTTCATTATGTATGATGCACTGAACTTTTTGCAGCAAAGAAAGCAACTCATTTCAGAATGGATTTCTGTATAACAAGGCCTGGGACTGTGGCTAAGGAAAAAAAACAGTTACTGCCGTAATGTGTGggacattttatatatatatatattaagtgGTGTGTTGATTCGCAGAATGGTATATAAGTTTATTAAACGTGGGCTAAAACCCTTTCCATGTGTTTTGGGTTAACTGTGTAACTCGCCATGCAGCTGAATACTTCAATgagttctcactgtgtgtgtgtgtgtgtgtgtgtgtttggatgtCATCTAATTTAATTACACTTCATAGTATATTTAAAGCAAAGCATATATGTATATTCCTACCGGCTGTAAAGGCAAAGTTAAGGCATGTTGTGTACATTATAAGAGGTGGGTCAATATTGTAGCGTATAgtactccccctctgccccctccccccccccccccccccatgtatgTAAAGTCTAATGCACTAAGGTAAGATGATTTAGTTTTAACAAATCAGTGTGATTGTTTTTGATGGACAATGAATGGGGAAAACATCTCGGAATGAATTTACAGGGGCGGTACTGCAATGGTCTCCGACCgcaaataaatatttttcttGTTTATAaaacaaagttgatctttctgcagCATGCTCTTTGCACCCTGGAAAGCGGAAGGTGAGCGTTGAATGGCCCTTTACTTTTATCATCAGACCGCATTTCCAAGCAAAGTCTTGTTAAAGGGGAGGAGCCCGTCTTTAAtctcatgtgtgtgt
The nucleotide sequence above comes from Mustelus asterias chromosome 4, sMusAst1.hap1.1, whole genome shotgun sequence. Encoded proteins:
- the mafa gene encoding transcription factor Maf isoform X2 encodes the protein MASELAINNADLPNSPLAMEYVNDFDLMKFEVKKEPVDSEGNPGSHCNRIGGSLTSTPMSTPCSSVPPSPSFSAPSPGEQKAAHLEDFYWMTNYQQLNPDALSFTPEDAVEALINSAHQQMQAGFEGYRSQQQQYAPAAGAGLAGDEMPPAGTVVTHHQQQQPHHHQPQPHHHHHHHQGHQHPGGGVAAVGTPGGTTGGGTPATTGGMHPHPHLRNDERFSDDQLVTMSVRELNRQLRGVSKEEVIRLKQKRRTLKNRGYAQSCRFKRVQQRHMLESEKTQLQQQVEHLKQEISRLVRERDAYKEKYEKLVTSGFRETGSSSDNPSSPEFFMLNTANDVNAAAKNGQYNLKEAKQMLGYSAAGLFNHEDRHLRSGTNRLKNNFFPADIRPLNGPTIY
- the mafa gene encoding transcription factor Maf isoform X1, yielding MASELAINNADLPNSPLAMEYVNDFDLMKFEVKKEPVDSEGNPGSHCNRIGGSLTSTPMSTPCSSVPPSPSFSAPSPGEQKAAHLEDFYWMTNYQQLNPDALSFTPEDAVEALINSAHQQMQAGFEGYRSQQQQYAPAAGAGLAGDEMPPAGTVVTHHQQQQPHHHQPQPHHHHHHHQGHQHPGGGVAAVGTPGGTTGGGTPATTGGMHPHPHLRNDERFSDDQLVTMSVRELNRQLRGVSKEEVIRLKQKRRTLKNRGYAQSCRFKRVQQRHMLESEKTQLQQQVEHLKQEISRLVRERDAYKEKYEKLVTSGFRETGSSSDNPSSPEFFMLESDQTKAERIRTQDGRTSGLATCWQRMNILQAARRPLPISKRLLQGGRGEFLGHFSPSCTGTLLNTHGPGTVVTLAVTEEWQLFSDLHSGMVLLGQFAKPASNFNTFGV
- the mafa gene encoding transcription factor Maf isoform X3; translated protein: MASELAINNADLPNSPLAMEYVNDFDLMKFEVKKEPVDSEGNPGSHCNRIGGSLTSTPMSTPCSSVPPSPSFSAPSPGEQKAAHLEDFYWMTNYQQLNPDALSFTPEDAVEALINSAHQQMQAGFEGYRSQQQQYAPAAGAGLAGDEMPPAGTVVTHHQQQQPHHHQPQPHHHHHHHQGHQHPGGGVAAVGTPGGTTGGGTPATTGGMHPHPHLRNDERFSDDQLVTMSVRELNRQLRGVSKEEVIRLKQKRRTLKNRGYAQSCRFKRVQQRHMLESEKTQLQQQVEHLKQEISRLVRERDAYKEKYEKLVTSGFRETGSSSDNPSSPEFFMLNTANDVNAAAKNGQYNLKEAKQMLGYRKHDAGMLIA
- the mafa gene encoding transcription factor Maf isoform X4, which codes for MASELAINNADLPNSPLAMEYVNDFDLMKFEVKKEPVDSEGNPGSHCNRIGGSLTSTPMSTPCSSVPPSPSFSAPSPGEQKAAHLEDFYWMTNYQQLNPDALSFTPEDAVEALINSAHQQMQAGFEGYRSQQQQYAPAAGAGLAGDEMPPAGTVVTHHQQQQPHHHQPQPHHHHHHHQGHQHPGGGVAAVGTPGGTTGGGTPATTGGMHPHPHLRNDERFSDDQLVTMSVRELNRQLRGVSKEEVIRLKQKRRTLKNRGYAQSCRFKRVQQRHMLESEKTQLQQQVEHLKQEISRLVRERDAYKEKYEKLVTSGFRETGSSSDNPSSPEFFMSKPLVY